A single Nitrosospira multiformis ATCC 25196 DNA region contains:
- a CDS encoding branched-chain amino acid transaminase — MSMADRDGVIWSDGKMIPWREATTHVLTHTLHYGMGVFEGLRAYETPRGSAIFRLKEHTDRLFNSAHIFMMKMPYDKATLIQAQCDVVRQNDLKSCYIRPIVFYGSEAMGISAKTLSVHVAIAAWAWGTYLGPDGLEKGIRVKTSSFTRHHVNINMCRAKSVTTYANSILAHQEVAHDGYDEALLLDVDGYVAEGAGENIFIVKQGKLYTPDLTSCLEGITRASLIELAEEIGIPVIEKRITRDEVYCADEAFFTGTAAEVTPIRELDNRTIGSGRRGPITEKLQALFFECARGNGKHAEWLTHV; from the coding sequence ATGTCAATGGCTGACCGCGACGGTGTGATCTGGAGTGATGGAAAGATGATTCCGTGGCGTGAGGCTACCACACATGTACTCACCCACACCCTGCATTATGGGATGGGGGTATTCGAAGGATTGCGTGCCTACGAAACCCCCCGCGGATCTGCAATTTTCCGTCTGAAAGAACACACCGATCGTTTGTTCAATTCCGCGCACATCTTCATGATGAAGATGCCCTATGACAAGGCGACGCTGATACAGGCGCAGTGCGATGTCGTAAGGCAGAACGATCTGAAGTCGTGTTATATCCGTCCCATCGTGTTTTATGGTTCCGAAGCCATGGGCATTTCAGCTAAAACGCTTTCGGTGCACGTGGCTATTGCAGCTTGGGCGTGGGGCACGTATCTTGGTCCTGATGGCCTCGAAAAAGGCATCCGTGTCAAGACTTCGTCATTTACGCGGCATCATGTGAATATCAATATGTGCCGTGCCAAGTCGGTCACGACCTATGCAAATTCCATCCTCGCGCATCAGGAGGTAGCGCATGATGGCTATGATGAGGCGCTGCTTCTCGATGTGGACGGCTATGTTGCTGAAGGGGCTGGTGAAAACATATTCATCGTGAAGCAGGGCAAATTGTATACGCCTGACTTGACTTCCTGTCTGGAAGGCATTACGCGCGCATCTCTCATAGAGCTTGCGGAAGAAATCGGAATCCCGGTTATCGAGAAGCGCATCACCCGCGATGAAGTCTATTGCGCGGATGAAGCCTTTTTCACCGGCACCGCAGCCGAGGTAACACCAATCAGGGAACTGGATAACCGCACGATCGGCAGCGGCAGGCGTGGTCCTATTACAGAAAAGCTCCAGGCCCTCTTTTTTGAATGTGCCAGAGGCAACGGCAAACATGCCGAGTGGCTCACCCATGTCTGA
- a CDS encoding Maf family nucleotide pyrophosphatase, which yields MKTQQIAQQLILGSSSIYRRDLLQRLQIPFDVSNPDIDETPLPGETPDATAVRLAAAKTRAVAATHPGALIIGADQVAVFEGIQLGKPLNHLNATRQLQLIRGKEVSFYTALCLFNSAQDTTRARLVPSRVKFRLLSDRQIENYLDKEQPYHCAASSKLEGLGIALIEHMEGEDPTALIGLPLIALVEMLTLEGVEIV from the coding sequence TTGAAAACACAGCAGATTGCGCAACAGCTTATATTAGGATCCAGTTCCATTTATCGCCGGGATCTTCTCCAGCGCCTACAGATCCCCTTCGACGTAAGTAATCCGGATATCGATGAAACGCCTTTGCCCGGTGAAACTCCGGACGCTACTGCCGTTCGCCTGGCTGCTGCAAAAACCCGTGCAGTTGCAGCAACTCATCCTGGCGCTTTAATTATTGGTGCCGACCAGGTGGCGGTTTTCGAGGGTATCCAGCTTGGAAAACCCCTGAACCATCTCAACGCCACCCGGCAGTTGCAGCTTATCCGGGGAAAAGAAGTTTCGTTTTATACTGCACTCTGCCTTTTCAATAGTGCTCAAGACACGACGCGGGCACGCCTCGTGCCCTCGCGCGTCAAATTCCGTCTATTAAGCGACCGTCAGATAGAAAATTATCTCGATAAGGAACAACCCTATCATTGTGCGGCCAGTTCGAAGCTCGAGGGGCTCGGGATCGCCCTCATAGAGCATATGGAAGGAGAGGATCCCACCGCATTGATCGGTTTACCGCTGATTGCGCTTGTTGAAATGCTGACGCTTGAAGGTGTCGAGATAGTTTGA
- the rpmF gene encoding 50S ribosomal protein L32, protein MAVQQNKKSPSKRGMHRSHDFLRTTPLSVDPGTGEVHLRHHISPNGYYRGKKVIKTKED, encoded by the coding sequence ATGGCAGTGCAACAAAACAAGAAGTCCCCCTCCAAACGGGGCATGCACCGATCGCATGACTTCCTGAGGACGACGCCCTTGTCGGTTGATCCCGGCACGGGTGAGGTGCATTTGCGCCATCACATCAGCCCTAACGGCTATTATCGCGGCAAAAAGGTCATCAAAACAAAAGAAGATTGA
- a CDS encoding Rne/Rng family ribonuclease produces MKRMLFNATQPEELRVAIVDGQKLIDLDIESAGKEQRKSNIYKAVITRLEPSLEAAFVEYGGERHGFLPFKEISRSYLKESPDPGRVRVQDALHEGQELIVQVDKDERGTKGAALTTYISLAGRYLVLMPNNPRGGGVSRRIEGEDRAELRDVMSHLNIPQGMSIIARTAGIGRTEEELQWDLNYLLQLWRAIEDASKGQSGAFLIYQESSLVIRAIRDYFNQEIGEILIDTESIYEQACQFMGHVMPGNVARVKLYRDDVPLFSRFQIEHQIETAYSRQVTLPSGGAIVIDHTEALVSVDVNSARATRGSDIEQTALATNLEAADEIARQLRLRDLGGLVVIDFIDMEVSRNQREVENRLHDALRYDRARVQMGKISRFGLLELSRQRLRPSLGESSYISCPRCHGTGHIRGTDSSALHILRIIQEEAMKENTAVLHAQVPVDVATYLLNEKRAEIHAIEARLKVSVVLIPNIHLETPNYSITRLRHDDVKLGEVQTSYQMVEKPAQDIPLPSSGQEPKPMRQQAAVRGITPAQPAPVREQKPQHEPEPLSLLDKIFGWFKQGGVGEKTVRHEPPVAAAHPEERGQGRRDRREGRIGENEKAARAVQRPRDARAERGAEISPSGAPDLTREAVPQRQERSEAKTQGERAAAKKHPRSQREEKPRTELKPSSELPPATEEAVQPSEEGSRRRRRGGRQRDRSERLDRAAREARQAIAKDSPLQQSAEQVAHEENPAADLISGAINGIPPLILASTPLEQKEASKESPAGAKNNTPSELLRTDRTLPVIMPEAVSEASPEVVPQVAAMESTSAPAVTIAEKVALANEQQITPESPDRLPEDRREAATAAAVTVTGAPILIASEPLVEVEAARVVPEDIPSQIPLSALETAMPHTKIEQEEVPAKEGHQAVPPQQPGATPSLDLGAAGLIMIETLPEKIRPAETEAEGEAMKAQPRRRRTPPPPVIEQQEALVQVETHK; encoded by the coding sequence ATGAAACGCATGCTATTTAATGCGACACAGCCGGAGGAATTGCGTGTCGCTATTGTCGATGGTCAAAAGCTCATCGATCTCGACATTGAATCTGCCGGCAAGGAACAACGCAAGAGCAATATCTACAAAGCTGTTATCACCCGTCTTGAACCGAGCCTCGAAGCCGCCTTCGTCGAGTACGGGGGGGAGCGGCATGGTTTTCTGCCGTTCAAGGAGATTTCCCGCTCCTATTTGAAAGAGAGTCCGGACCCTGGGCGGGTCCGAGTCCAGGACGCGCTTCATGAAGGCCAGGAACTCATCGTCCAGGTGGACAAGGACGAACGGGGAACAAAAGGAGCCGCACTTACCACCTATATCTCGCTCGCGGGCCGTTATCTGGTGCTGATGCCCAATAATCCGCGCGGGGGAGGTGTCTCGCGCCGCATAGAAGGCGAAGATCGCGCCGAACTGCGCGATGTCATGTCGCATTTGAACATTCCTCAGGGCATGAGCATCATTGCGCGGACGGCGGGGATAGGACGCACCGAAGAAGAGTTGCAGTGGGACCTCAACTACCTGCTGCAGTTGTGGCGTGCTATTGAAGATGCTTCCAAAGGCCAGAGCGGTGCTTTCCTTATTTACCAGGAAAGCAGTCTCGTCATCAGGGCAATCCGGGATTACTTCAATCAGGAAATCGGTGAAATCCTGATTGATACGGAAAGCATCTATGAGCAGGCATGCCAGTTCATGGGTCATGTCATGCCCGGCAACGTAGCGCGGGTCAAGCTCTATCGGGATGACGTGCCCCTGTTTTCCCGCTTTCAAATCGAGCACCAGATCGAAACCGCATATTCGCGGCAGGTTACCCTCCCCTCGGGCGGCGCGATCGTGATCGACCATACGGAAGCCCTGGTTTCGGTGGACGTAAATTCAGCCCGTGCCACCCGCGGTTCCGACATCGAGCAGACGGCCCTGGCTACCAATCTGGAGGCGGCAGATGAAATTGCGCGGCAACTGCGCCTGCGCGACCTCGGCGGACTTGTGGTCATCGACTTTATCGACATGGAAGTCTCCCGCAACCAGCGGGAGGTGGAAAACCGGTTGCACGACGCGTTGCGCTACGATCGGGCACGGGTGCAAATGGGCAAGATTTCCCGCTTCGGTTTGCTTGAATTATCGCGCCAGCGCCTGCGGCCTTCCCTGGGGGAAAGCAGCTATATTTCCTGTCCGCGCTGCCACGGTACCGGTCACATCCGGGGTACCGATTCCTCGGCGTTGCATATCCTCAGAATCATTCAGGAAGAAGCGATGAAGGAGAATACGGCAGTGCTGCATGCTCAGGTGCCGGTAGATGTAGCGACTTATCTGCTGAACGAAAAACGGGCGGAAATTCATGCAATCGAAGCACGCCTGAAAGTAAGTGTCGTTCTGATCCCCAACATCCATCTCGAAACGCCCAATTACAGCATCACCCGCCTGCGTCATGACGACGTAAAACTTGGTGAAGTTCAGACGAGTTACCAGATGGTGGAAAAACCCGCCCAAGATATCCCTCTGCCTTCCAGCGGACAGGAGCCCAAGCCTATGCGGCAGCAGGCAGCGGTACGAGGCATCACACCGGCACAACCTGCTCCGGTACGCGAGCAAAAACCGCAGCATGAACCGGAACCGCTTTCCCTGCTCGATAAAATATTCGGCTGGTTTAAACAGGGGGGGGTCGGCGAAAAGACCGTTCGGCACGAACCGCCTGTCGCTGCTGCACATCCTGAGGAACGGGGTCAGGGACGTCGTGACCGCCGGGAAGGACGCATTGGCGAAAATGAAAAGGCAGCACGCGCCGTCCAACGTCCACGCGATGCACGCGCGGAGCGAGGGGCCGAAATCAGCCCAAGCGGTGCTCCGGACTTGACGCGCGAAGCTGTGCCGCAGCGCCAGGAACGCAGCGAGGCAAAAACTCAGGGTGAAAGAGCTGCTGCAAAAAAACATCCCCGGTCGCAGCGTGAAGAAAAGCCGCGGACGGAACTCAAACCCTCTTCCGAGCTACCCCCTGCCACGGAAGAAGCCGTACAGCCGAGTGAGGAAGGCAGCCGCCGCAGACGGCGTGGTGGCAGGCAACGCGACCGGAGCGAGCGCCTGGATCGTGCAGCGCGTGAAGCTAGGCAGGCAATTGCAAAGGATTCTCCTCTCCAGCAATCTGCCGAGCAGGTAGCGCACGAGGAAAATCCTGCGGCAGATCTCATTTCGGGAGCCATAAATGGAATACCGCCACTTATCTTGGCTTCTACCCCTCTGGAGCAAAAAGAGGCATCAAAGGAATCCCCTGCAGGAGCAAAGAATAATACCCCTTCCGAACTTTTGCGGACAGATAGAACTTTGCCGGTAATTATGCCCGAAGCTGTATCCGAAGCTTCGCCCGAAGTCGTACCCCAAGTGGCTGCGATGGAATCTACCTCTGCTCCGGCGGTCACGATAGCCGAAAAAGTGGCTCTGGCGAATGAACAGCAGATTACTCCTGAGTCACCTGACAGACTTCCTGAGGATCGGAGAGAGGCAGCGACCGCAGCAGCAGTTACCGTTACCGGTGCGCCGATTTTAATTGCGTCAGAGCCGCTGGTTGAAGTTGAAGCAGCAAGAGTCGTTCCGGAGGACATCCCCTCCCAGATTCCCCTGAGCGCCTTGGAAACGGCTATGCCCCATACAAAAATCGAACAGGAAGAAGTTCCTGCAAAAGAAGGACACCAAGCAGTGCCTCCTCAGCAACCAGGGGCTACGCCATCTCTCGATTTAGGTGCGGCCGGTCTGATCATGATCGAGACCCTTCCCGAAAAAATAAGACCTGCTGAAACCGAAGCAGAAGGAGAAGCAATGAAAGCACAGCCTCGACGTAGAAGAACGCCTCCTCCCCCGGTAATCGAGCAGCAGGAAGCGCTGGTACAGGTGGAGACCCATAAATAA
- a CDS encoding S49 family peptidase: MSDSQNRNEGWDRQVLEKLVFSTLQEQRRTRQWGVFFKSLTFIWLFILLFFGLGWFGDSSMSISGKHTALVDLRGVISPDSISSAENITAGLQQAFKDAKTQGVILRINSPGGSPVQAGYINDEIRRLRAEYPEIPLYAVVEDICASGGYYVAVAADKIYVDKASIIGSIGVLINGFGFTKAMEKLGIERRLITAGENKAFLDPFSPNNREQEEYAKKMLGDIHEQFIQVVQQGRGERLKEKPEIFSGKVWTGQKSVELGLADGMGSAEYVAREIIKAEHIVDYTTREGVAERLAKRFGGVLAETLSGLGMSAELH, from the coding sequence ATGTCTGATTCACAGAATCGAAACGAAGGTTGGGACAGGCAGGTGCTGGAAAAGCTGGTGTTCTCCACCTTGCAGGAACAGCGCCGCACGCGGCAGTGGGGGGTGTTTTTCAAGTCCCTTACTTTTATCTGGCTGTTTATCCTCCTGTTTTTCGGTCTTGGCTGGTTTGGAGACAGCAGTATGTCCATTTCCGGCAAGCATACCGCTCTCGTCGATTTGCGCGGTGTAATCTCTCCCGATAGCATCAGCAGCGCGGAAAACATCACTGCCGGCCTGCAGCAGGCATTCAAGGACGCAAAAACGCAGGGGGTGATCCTGCGCATCAACAGTCCCGGGGGGAGTCCCGTTCAGGCAGGATACATCAACGATGAGATACGCCGCCTGCGTGCAGAATATCCTGAAATACCCCTCTACGCTGTCGTGGAAGATATCTGCGCTTCGGGCGGCTATTATGTAGCGGTTGCCGCCGACAAGATATATGTGGACAAGGCAAGTATCATTGGTTCCATCGGCGTCCTGATAAACGGGTTCGGTTTTACAAAAGCAATGGAAAAACTTGGCATCGAAAGGCGCTTGATCACGGCAGGAGAAAACAAGGCTTTTCTCGATCCATTTTCTCCCAACAATCGCGAGCAGGAGGAATATGCCAAGAAAATGCTGGGTGATATCCATGAGCAATTCATTCAGGTAGTTCAGCAAGGCCGGGGCGAACGCCTGAAGGAAAAGCCGGAAATATTCAGCGGCAAGGTGTGGACAGGTCAAAAAAGTGTCGAACTGGGACTTGCTGACGGAATGGGCAGCGCGGAATACGTGGCGCGGGAAATTATCAAGGCGGAACACATCGTCGACTATACGACCCGGGAGGGAGTTGCCGAGCGCCTCGCCAAACGCTTTGGAGGAGTCCTGGCGGAAACGCTGAGTGGTTTGGGAATGAGTGCGGAACTCCACTAA
- a CDS encoding YceD family protein: MAYVRQPYHPGYFQKGSEILKPAGDKSVTFMAVPLVIDSLDFACNAEVRRGKIAIARFQRLQDYLVNDSGELGYTVTGAVDANGRPVLRVDIQSVVSLRCQRCLEELEHVLDIHTELLLAQNEQELKSLDEDEFVDCILAQPEMDVLLLIEDEIILALPVSPRHEQDGCMPGGREDGKAIREASPFAALAALKKTH; this comes from the coding sequence ATGGCTTATGTCAGGCAACCCTATCATCCCGGGTATTTCCAGAAAGGCAGCGAGATTTTGAAGCCGGCAGGAGACAAGAGCGTAACGTTTATGGCTGTCCCGCTTGTCATAGATTCCCTGGATTTCGCATGTAACGCGGAAGTGCGCCGTGGTAAGATCGCGATTGCCAGATTTCAGCGCCTGCAGGATTATCTGGTTAACGACTCCGGTGAACTTGGATACACAGTTACTGGAGCGGTGGATGCAAACGGAAGACCGGTTTTACGCGTAGACATTCAAAGCGTCGTAAGCCTCCGATGCCAGCGTTGTCTGGAGGAGCTTGAGCATGTGCTCGACATCCATACAGAGTTGCTACTGGCGCAAAATGAGCAAGAGCTCAAGAGCCTTGATGAGGACGAATTTGTGGACTGTATTCTGGCTCAGCCCGAAATGGACGTTCTATTGCTTATCGAGGATGAAATCATTCTGGCTCTGCCCGTATCCCCGCGCCATGAACAGGACGGATGTATGCCTGGCGGACGGGAGGATGGGAAAGCAATAAGGGAAGCATCTCCCTTTGCCGCTCTGGCGGCATTGAAAAAAACACATTGA
- a CDS encoding phosphomannomutase/phosphoglucomutase, whose protein sequence is MRQLPPEIFKAYDIRGVFGKTLTVEGAEAIGHAIGSEGRARGLAAITIGRDGRLSGPELVQALARGLQGSGINVIDVGAVATPMLYYAAHELSGYSGVMVTGSHNPPEYNGFKMVLGGETLAAESIQALRARIENENLAHGNGSYHKQDIAEGYLQRIAADIKLARPMKIIVDCGNGIPGLYAPELYRRLGCDVTELFCEVDGTFPNHHPDPSVPGNLRDVVQALETTDAEIGLAFDGDGDRVGVVTKNGTVIYPDRQLMLFAADVLSRNPGGRVIFDVKCTRNLAPWIMQHGGEPIMWKTGHSFIKGKLKETGALLAGEMSGHIFFKERWYGFDDGLYAGARLLELLSSRMDIDAVFNSIPDAVSTPELQIGLKEGENYAIIAQLQKTAHFARAERIITTDGMRVEYEDGFGLARSSNTMPVIVLRFEADSEAALQRIQKDFCTAILKIKPDAELPHQLRGNLLSSTC, encoded by the coding sequence ATGCGCCAACTTCCACCAGAAATCTTCAAAGCCTATGACATCCGAGGTGTTTTCGGAAAAACACTGACAGTTGAAGGTGCCGAAGCGATTGGTCATGCCATCGGCTCCGAGGGGCGTGCGCGCGGACTTGCCGCAATCACCATAGGGCGCGACGGCAGGTTGTCGGGCCCCGAGCTGGTGCAAGCCCTGGCCAGGGGTTTGCAAGGAAGTGGTATCAACGTAATCGATGTCGGTGCTGTCGCGACCCCGATGCTCTACTACGCGGCGCATGAATTGTCCGGTTATTCCGGCGTGATGGTAACCGGGAGCCATAACCCGCCGGAATACAATGGTTTTAAAATGGTATTGGGGGGAGAAACACTTGCTGCGGAATCAATACAAGCCTTGCGTGCGCGTATCGAAAATGAAAACCTTGCTCACGGCAATGGAAGCTACCACAAGCAGGATATTGCGGAAGGATATCTTCAGCGCATAGCAGCGGATATAAAGCTGGCGCGGCCCATGAAGATTATCGTTGATTGTGGCAATGGGATCCCCGGTTTATATGCTCCGGAACTGTACCGCAGGCTTGGATGCGATGTAACCGAGCTGTTTTGCGAGGTCGACGGCACTTTTCCCAATCATCATCCGGATCCCTCGGTACCCGGGAATCTTCGGGATGTGGTGCAGGCGCTTGAAACGACTGATGCCGAGATAGGGCTGGCGTTCGATGGAGATGGTGACCGCGTGGGTGTGGTTACCAAAAATGGAACGGTCATTTATCCGGATCGGCAACTGATGTTGTTTGCAGCCGATGTATTATCGCGGAATCCGGGTGGGCGGGTCATTTTCGATGTGAAATGTACGCGTAACCTGGCGCCATGGATCATGCAGCACGGAGGCGAGCCGATCATGTGGAAAACCGGGCACTCTTTCATCAAGGGGAAACTGAAGGAAACCGGGGCGCTGCTGGCGGGAGAGATGAGTGGGCATATCTTTTTCAAGGAGCGCTGGTATGGCTTCGACGACGGACTCTATGCCGGAGCGCGTTTGCTGGAGCTGCTCAGTTCCAGGATGGATATCGACGCGGTATTCAACTCGATTCCGGATGCGGTCAGCACGCCGGAGTTGCAGATCGGGTTGAAGGAAGGGGAAAACTACGCGATTATCGCGCAGTTGCAGAAAACAGCGCACTTTGCCCGGGCTGAACGCATCATTACCACCGATGGAATGCGAGTCGAATATGAAGACGGTTTTGGTCTTGCGCGTTCATCCAATACCATGCCGGTAATCGTGCTGCGTTTCGAGGCGGATAGCGAGGCAGCTTTGCAGCGTATTCAGAAGGATTTTTGCACAGCGATCCTGAAAATCAAACCGGATGCGGAACTGCCTCATCAGCTGAGGGGAAATCTCCTTTCCTCCACATGCTGA
- a CDS encoding SAM-dependent methyltransferase, whose protein sequence is MSTGTLYLIPAPLGNSDIGWTVPPAVRECIARLDRYIVEHPKTARQFLKQVGCALPLQQITMQVLDEHTQAREFENLLAPLLAGIDTGLLSEAGCPAIADPGTGLVRVAHQKNIRVVPLVGPSSILLALMSSGLNGQRFAFHGYLPVENSKRIKKIIELEKNSITGDQTQIFIETPYRNQRLLEVINATCREGTALCIACNLTVADEFIATRTIKEWKRVSPDISNKPAVFLLHGGAPRA, encoded by the coding sequence TTGAGTACAGGAACGCTCTATCTCATCCCTGCCCCACTGGGCAACAGCGATATTGGCTGGACAGTGCCTCCCGCGGTCCGTGAATGTATTGCCCGACTTGATCGTTATATTGTCGAGCATCCAAAAACAGCCAGGCAATTCCTGAAACAGGTGGGCTGTGCTCTCCCCTTGCAGCAGATTACCATGCAGGTGTTGGACGAACACACTCAAGCCAGGGAGTTTGAGAATCTGCTTGCGCCACTGCTCGCGGGAATAGATACAGGATTGTTATCGGAGGCTGGCTGCCCCGCAATAGCCGATCCGGGAACTGGGCTGGTGCGCGTGGCCCACCAGAAGAACATCCGGGTAGTTCCTCTCGTCGGTCCCTCCTCCATTCTTCTCGCGCTGATGTCCTCCGGATTGAATGGTCAGCGCTTTGCGTTTCATGGCTATCTGCCGGTTGAAAATAGCAAGCGTATAAAAAAAATCATTGAACTGGAAAAGAATTCCATTACCGGCGATCAAACCCAGATATTCATCGAAACGCCTTATCGCAATCAAAGGCTGCTGGAGGTGATTAATGCCACCTGCCGCGAAGGAACGGCTCTCTGTATCGCATGCAACCTCACCGTCGCAGACGAATTCATCGCCACCAGGACCATCAAGGAATGGAAGCGCGTTTCGCCCGACATCAGCAACAAACCGGCTGTCTTTTTGTTGCATGGAGGCGCCCCGAGAGCATAG
- a CDS encoding zinc-finger domain-containing protein, whose translation MQKLASNTQREIEVTPDDLPLHCPTPSMLLWNSHPRVFLPIEDTGEALCPYCGTHYVLKGGAVAGHH comes from the coding sequence ATGCAGAAGCTTGCCTCCAATACCCAGCGCGAGATCGAGGTGACACCCGATGATTTGCCGCTTCATTGTCCCACGCCTTCCATGCTGTTATGGAATTCGCACCCCCGTGTTTTTCTGCCCATAGAAGATACGGGGGAAGCGCTGTGTCCTTACTGCGGCACCCATTATGTACTCAAGGGCGGCGCAGTTGCAGGCCACCATTGA
- a CDS encoding RluA family pseudouridine synthase, with amino-acid sequence MREIIGEESKGQRIDNFLIKRLKNVPKSHVYRLLRSGQVRINSKRAPPDYHLQSGDIVRIPPVRTVEKSALPPKKLSKPGFIAFQVLFEDDALIAVNKPPGVAVHGGSGISFGVIEQLRAQHPDWRFLELAHRLDRETSGVLLLAKNRAALVELHRQLRMGEVEKHYLTLVKGRWRNGRQSVRLSLRKYLTPGGERRVAVEKDADEKKGGMSAHTVFILRESWQSFSLLEAELKTGRTHQIRVHLAYLGFPIAGDDKYGDFVLNKDIARRVPGLGRMFLHAWAVEFTHPVTHEKLRLEAPLPDDLQKFLDVMNNPDKPPKLPAERTFS; translated from the coding sequence GTGAGGGAAATCATAGGGGAGGAGAGCAAAGGGCAGCGTATTGATAATTTTTTAATCAAACGCTTGAAAAACGTGCCCAAAAGTCACGTCTACCGGTTGTTGCGCAGCGGGCAGGTGCGCATCAACAGCAAGCGCGCCCCCCCGGACTACCATCTCCAATCCGGAGATATTGTTCGCATACCCCCGGTGAGAACGGTGGAAAAATCGGCGCTGCCCCCGAAGAAATTGAGCAAACCGGGTTTTATTGCATTCCAGGTTTTGTTCGAGGATGATGCACTGATTGCTGTCAACAAGCCTCCGGGAGTTGCGGTGCATGGTGGAAGCGGCATAAGTTTCGGCGTGATAGAGCAATTGCGCGCTCAACATCCTGACTGGAGATTTCTGGAGCTCGCACATCGCCTGGACAGGGAAACTTCTGGCGTGCTGCTCCTTGCCAAGAACCGGGCGGCACTTGTAGAGTTGCATCGGCAACTCCGCATGGGAGAGGTGGAAAAACACTACCTGACCCTGGTCAAGGGCAGGTGGCGTAATGGGCGGCAGAGTGTCAGGCTGTCGCTCAGGAAATATCTGACACCCGGCGGCGAACGGAGGGTAGCGGTGGAAAAGGATGCAGATGAAAAAAAAGGTGGAATGAGCGCTCATACCGTTTTCATCCTGCGGGAATCATGGCAGAGCTTCAGCCTGCTGGAGGCTGAACTGAAAACCGGGCGTACGCATCAGATTCGTGTGCACCTTGCCTATCTCGGTTTCCCTATAGCGGGAGACGACAAATATGGCGATTTTGTCTTGAATAAGGATATTGCCCGGCGTGTTCCTGGTTTGGGACGGATGTTTCTCCATGCTTGGGCGGTCGAATTCACGCATCCCGTCACGCATGAGAAACTTCGTCTTGAAGCGCCCCTGCCGGACGATCTGCAAAAATTTCTGGATGTGATGAATAACCCCGATAAACCACCGAAGCTTCCGGCGGAAAGGACATTCTCCTGA
- a CDS encoding low molecular weight protein-tyrosine-phosphatase codes for MMNRREGARTNVLFVCMGNICRSPTAEAVFRHQVIAAGVEEEIYIDSAGTHDYHIGEPPDERAQRAAGRRGYDTKALRARIVDEKDFEFFHYILAMDRANLAVLQRECPAEYSHKLGLLMQYSEKFSEGVQEVPDPYFGGSQGFEHVLNLVEDAGRGLLNRIRNGK; via the coding sequence ATGATGAACAGGAGAGAGGGCGCCAGGACCAACGTTTTGTTCGTTTGCATGGGCAATATCTGTCGCTCGCCCACCGCGGAGGCCGTTTTCCGGCACCAGGTCATCGCGGCTGGCGTGGAGGAAGAAATTTACATCGACTCTGCCGGTACACATGATTACCACATCGGCGAGCCGCCGGATGAAAGGGCGCAAAGAGCAGCGGGAAGAAGGGGTTATGACACAAAAGCATTGCGTGCTCGCATTGTAGATGAAAAGGATTTTGAGTTTTTTCACTATATTCTGGCAATGGACAGGGCGAATCTTGCTGTTCTTCAGAGAGAATGTCCAGCGGAATACAGTCATAAGCTCGGATTATTGATGCAGTACAGTGAGAAGTTCTCCGAAGGAGTACAGGAAGTGCCGGATCCTTATTTTGGGGGAAGCCAGGGCTTCGAGCATGTGCTCAACCTGGTGGAGGATGCCGGTCGGGGATTGCTTAACCGGATTCGTAACGGAAAATAA